In Candidatus Aegiribacteria sp., the following proteins share a genomic window:
- a CDS encoding glutamate mutase L yields the protein MATDCGSTTTKAILIEKKDGEYRLIRRGEAPTTVEAPAEDVTKGVLNAVGEIEDLEGRKFLKEGEDGVQVSPDSADGVDIYMSTSSAGGGLQMTVAGVVKSMTGESAQRAALGAGAIVMDIVASNDGRLPHEKVADIRRLRPDMILLSGGIDGGTIDHVVELAEIVKAADPKPRFGVGYKLPVIFAGNKDARGAVSDELGEQVELKIVDNLRPVLERENLTPARDIIHELFMEHVMAQAPGYPRLMSWAGHYVDGSWKQVPIMPTPGAVGKLIEIVAKNEDIEVMGVDIGGATTDVFSVFKSGEETVFNRTVSANLGMSYSVSNVLASAGFDNVMRWVPFHMDEADLRNRIRNKMIRPTTIPQLLKELIVEQAIAREALRLALVQHKDLATGLKGVAQERTIGDAFDQTQTGATLVNMMTLSLLIGSGGVLSHAPRRSQAALMVIDAFLPEGVTMLAVDSIFMMPQLGVLSEVLPEAATEVFDKDCLIRLGTCVAPAGENKKVDVLAEVSITKQDGSTMSINIEKGKMHVEPMGVGEKVTALIKPAKNLDVGNGPGIEWQGDLEGGVVGIVFDGRGRRPFILPEDDSRRIEKLQEWSKALDIYPEGFINLEGGE from the coding sequence ATGGCGACTGACTGTGGCAGTACCACCACGAAGGCCATTCTTATTGAGAAGAAGGATGGCGAATACCGTCTCATTCGAAGGGGAGAAGCGCCGACAACAGTCGAGGCTCCCGCCGAGGATGTGACAAAAGGGGTACTTAATGCCGTAGGGGAAATCGAAGATCTGGAGGGACGCAAGTTTCTCAAAGAAGGTGAAGATGGTGTTCAGGTCTCTCCGGACAGTGCCGATGGAGTGGACATTTACATGTCAACTTCCTCTGCCGGAGGCGGTCTACAGATGACCGTTGCGGGAGTGGTTAAATCCATGACAGGTGAAAGCGCTCAGAGGGCAGCACTCGGTGCCGGTGCCATCGTCATGGATATTGTAGCTTCCAACGATGGACGTCTTCCACACGAGAAAGTAGCTGACATAAGAAGGCTCAGGCCGGACATGATACTTCTTTCCGGCGGAATAGACGGCGGAACCATTGATCATGTCGTCGAGCTTGCGGAAATCGTGAAGGCCGCAGATCCTAAGCCGAGGTTCGGCGTAGGGTACAAGCTTCCGGTTATCTTTGCCGGTAATAAAGACGCCAGGGGTGCTGTAAGCGACGAATTGGGAGAACAGGTTGAGCTGAAGATAGTAGATAATCTCAGACCTGTGCTTGAGAGAGAGAACCTGACCCCGGCCAGGGATATTATTCATGAGCTTTTCATGGAACACGTAATGGCTCAGGCTCCCGGTTATCCCAGGCTCATGAGCTGGGCGGGTCACTATGTAGATGGCAGTTGGAAACAGGTTCCCATCATGCCCACGCCCGGAGCTGTTGGAAAACTTATAGAGATCGTCGCGAAGAACGAAGATATCGAGGTGATGGGTGTGGATATAGGCGGAGCCACCACAGATGTGTTCAGTGTCTTTAAAAGTGGTGAGGAAACCGTATTTAACAGAACCGTATCCGCAAACCTTGGAATGAGTTACAGTGTATCCAACGTTCTGGCCAGTGCCGGATTTGACAACGTTATGCGGTGGGTTCCATTCCATATGGATGAGGCCGACCTCAGGAACAGAATAAGAAACAAGATGATACGCCCCACAACGATTCCTCAGTTACTCAAGGAACTTATTGTTGAGCAGGCAATAGCCAGGGAAGCTCTCAGGCTTGCCCTCGTTCAGCATAAGGATCTGGCCACAGGTCTCAAGGGAGTTGCCCAGGAGAGAACCATAGGCGATGCTTTTGATCAGACACAGACAGGCGCCACCCTTGTTAATATGATGACTCTTAGCCTTCTCATAGGGTCGGGGGGGGTTCTGTCTCACGCACCCAGGAGAAGCCAGGCCGCTCTGATGGTCATCGATGCCTTCCTCCCGGAAGGTGTTACGATGCTTGCGGTGGATTCCATCTTCATGATGCCTCAGCTTGGTGTGCTTTCGGAAGTTCTTCCCGAAGCGGCGACGGAGGTGTTCGATAAGGACTGCCTCATTCGTCTGGGTACATGCGTAGCACCTGCCGGAGAGAACAAAAAGGTTGATGTTCTGGCGGAAGTCAGTATCACAAAACAGGATGGTTCTACCATGAGTATCAACATAGAAAAAGGTAAAATGCATGTGGAGCCCATGGGTGTAGGGGAAAAGGTTACCGCACTCATCAAACCCGCGAAGAATCTTGATGTCGGAAACGGTCCGGGTATCGAATGGCAGGGAGATCTTGAAGGCGGTGTTGTAGGCATTGTCTTTGACGGAAGGGGAAGAAGACCCTTTATTCTTCCGGAAGATGATTCCAGGCGGATAGAGAAACTGCAGGAATGGTCAAAAGCGCTGGATATCTATCCTGAGGGATTCATCAACCTGGAGGGAGGCGAATAA